From Patagioenas fasciata isolate bPatFas1 chromosome 15, bPatFas1.hap1, whole genome shotgun sequence, a single genomic window includes:
- the LOC136115927 gene encoding uncharacterized protein: MKALEMLLSGGPPKSESDPLANYHYAGSDTWTPLEQQLFHRAFATHKKDFYRIHKKVQTKTVAQCVEYYYIWKKTTKLKSYRAKGTGKKAKRNKEKAEEKATFQPPKKKPRPSPEERAKMKQQMAQNEGAGESFPCTECGRAFATMRGKNAHMRWHRARELQVGTELTPKGLEIEEKAAEMVTVVTEPQTGTKPHLKCVKIEEKPAEMATVALEPQAETKLPLKCFKIEEEPGKMVIAGPEPQARTEPPPKYLKFEDKPTEMEIAVPEPQAKTEPPPKCLKIEDKPAEMVILAPVPELQMGTEPPPKYLEIENKPAKMGIVAPEPQAGTEPPPKCLNIEENPAEIVIMAPEPQVGTEPPPKCVKIEDRPAEMGILAPVPELQMGTEPPPKYLEVEDKPAEMAMPVPEPQAGTEPPPNCLEMEEKAAEKAIAEPELQAGTEQPLKCAKIEDKPPEMEIAAPELEAETKPPPEYLKIEEKAAEMVILTPELQAGTKPPPKYLEIENKPAEMVMPVPELQAETEPPSKCLKIEEEAAEMVIVVTEPQAGTEPPPNCLEIEEKGGEMVIVPPAPEPQAGTEPTPKGFQIEEKPTEMEIPEPDPQAGTELPPKCLNIEEKAAEMVIVAPELQVGTEPPPKCFEIKEKPGEMAMPELQVGTEPPLKRLRIEEEPAEIVIVALEPQAGTEPPLKPLEIEDKPAEMVNMEPEPQARMKPPPKCVKIEEKPAEMEIVEPEPQVGTELPIKRFKIEEKPAEMVMPEPELQAETEPPPKYLKMEEEPAETVIEAPEPQAGTEPPLKGFKIDEEPTKTVIAAPEPEAGTEPPPKRFKMEEKPTEMVIVAPVPEPQDETEMPPKCLKIEEEPAEMAIPEPELQAGTEPPPKYLEIEEEPAEIVMAVPELQTGTETPPKCLKIEEEPAKMEIVVTEPQDGTEPPPKYLEIEDQPAEMAIVALAPEPQAGTEPTPKGFQIEEKTAQMVIAEPELQAGTEPPQKCFQTEEKAAEMAMLEPQAETEPPSKCLNIEEEPAEMEIVVPAPEPQAGTEPPPNPLKIEDKPAKMVIVAQEPQAETELPLKCCKIEKKPAEMAMPEPEPQAGTKPPLKRLRIEEEPAKMVIPEPQAGTEPPLKRPKIEEKPVEMAIVALVPEPQAGTKQPPKRWRIEDKPSEMAMLEPQAGTEPPPKRLKIEEPAEVGIAAPEQRPG; encoded by the exons atg aaggcgctggagatgctgctttcgggggggccccccaagtccgaatcggaccctctggccaattatcattacgcag gctcggacacgtggacgccattggagcagcagcttttccaccgtgcttttgccacccacaagaaggacttttatcgcatccacaagaag GTCCAGACtaagactgtggcccagtgtgttgaatattactacatctggaagaaaacgaccaaactcaagtcctaccgagcaaaagggacgggcaaaaaagccaagagaaacaaggaaaaggccgaggagaag gccactttccagcccccgaagaagaagccccgtccctcgcccgaggaaagggccaaaatgaagcagcaaatggcccaaaatgagggCGCCGGGGAGTCCTTTCCATGCACTGAGTGCGGCAG ggcgtttgccacgatgcggggcaagaacgcacacatgaggtggcaccgggcgcgggagctgcaggtggggaccgagctgaccccaaagggcttggaaattgaggagaaagcagctgaaatggtgactgtGGTGACGGAGCCGCAGACGGGGACCAAGCCACAcctgaaatgtgtgaaaattgaggagaaaccagctgaaatggcgactgtggcgctggagccgcaggctgagaccaagctgcccctaaagtgcttcaaaattgaggaggaaccaggcaAAATGGTGATTGCGGGACCAGAGCCGCAAGccaggactgagccaccaccaaaatacctgaaatttGAGgacaaaccaaccgaaatggagattgcggtgccggagccgcaggccAAGACTGAGCCACCCCCGAagtgcctgaaaattgaggacaaaccagctgaaatggtgattttggcaccggtgccggagctgcagatggggaccgagccacccccaaaatacttggaaattgagaacaaaccagccaaaatggggattgtggcaccagagccacaggctgggactgagccgcccccaaagtgcctgaatattgaggaaaaCCCAGCTGAAATTGTGATTATGGCACCGGAGCCACAGGTGGGGactgagccgcccccaaaatgcgttaaaattgaggacagaccagccgaaatggggattttggcaccggtgccggagctgcagatggggactgagccacccccaaaatacttggaagttgaagacaaaccagctgaaatggcgatgccggtgccggagccgcaagccgggaccgagccgcctccaaattgcctggaaatggaggagaaagcagctgaaaaggcGATTGCGGAGccggagctgcaggccgggacggAGCAGCCCCTGAAGTGTGcgaaaattgaggacaaaccacctgaaatggagattgcggcaccggagctggAGGCTGAGACCAAGCCACCACCAGAATAcctgaaaatagaggagaaagcagctgaaatggtgattttgacaccggagctgcaggccgggactaagccaccaccaaaatacttggaaattgagaacaaaccagctgaaatggtgatgccggtgccggagctgcaggctgagaccgagccaccctcaaagtgcctgaaaatagaggaggaagcagctgaaatggtgattgtggtgacggagccgcaggctgggactgagccaccaccaaactgcttggaaattgaggagaaaggaggcgaaatggtgattgtgccaccagcaccagagccacaggccgggactgagccgaccccaaagggctttcaaattgaggagaaaccaactGAAATGGAGATTCCGGAGCCGGATCCGCAAGCCGGGACTGAGCTGcccccaaagtgcctgaatatagaggagaaagcagctgaaatggtgattgtggcaccggagctgcaggtggggaccgagccacccccaaaatgctttgaaatcaaggagaaaccaggtgaaatggcgatgccggagctgCAGgtcgggactgagccacccctgaaACGCTTAagaattgaggaggaaccagctgaaattgtgattgtggcgctggagccgcaggctgggactgagccacccctgaagcCTTTGGAGATCgaggacaaaccagccgaaatggtgaatatggagccagagccgcaggccagGATGAAGCCGCCCCCAAAGTGTgtgaaaattgaagagaaaccagccgaaatggagattgtggaGCCGGAGCCGCAGGTCGGGACCGAGCTGCCCATAAAGCGCttcaaaattgaggagaaaccagcggaaatggtgatgccggagccagagctgcaggctgagaccgaaccaccaccaaaatacctgaaaatggaggaggaaccagctgaaacGGTGATTGAGGCGCCAgagccgcaggctgggactgagccgCCCCTGAAGGGCTTTAAAATTGATGAGGAACCAACCAAAACAGTGATTGCAGCGCCGGAGCCGGAGGCCGgtaccgagccgcccccaaagcgctttaaaatggaggagaaaccaactgaaatggtgattgtggcaccggTGCCGGAGCCGCAGGATGAGACTGAGATGCCCCCAAAATGCTTGaagattgaggaggaaccagctgaaatggcgattccggagccagagctgcaggccgggactgagccaccaccaaaatacttggaaattgaggaggaaccagctgaaattgtgatggcggtgccggagctgcagaCCGGGACCGagacaccaccaaagtgcctgaaaatagaggaggaaccagctaaaatggagattgtggtgacagagccacaggacgggaccgagccacccccaaaatacttggaaattgaagaccaaccagctgaaatggcgattgtgGCGCTGGCACCGGAGccacaggccgggactgagccgaccccaaagggctttcaaattgaggaaaaaacagcTCAAATGGTGATTgcggagccagagctgcaggcagggaccgagcccccccaaaaatgctttcaaactgaggagaaagcagccgaaatggcgatgctggagccgcaggctgagaccgagccaccctcaaagtgcctgaatattgaggaggaaccagctgaaatggagattgtggtgccggCACCGGAGCCGCAAGCTGGGACCGAGCCACCCCCGAACCCTTTGAAGATTGAGGATAAACCAGccaaaatggtgattgtggcgcaagagccgcaggctgagaccgagctgcccctaaagtgctgcaaaattgagaagaaaccagctgaaatggcgatgccggagccggagccgcaggccgggaccaagccacccctgaagcgcttgAGAATTGAAGAGGAACCAGCCAaaatggtgatcccggagccgcaggccgggaccgagccgcccctgaaacgtcctaaaattgaggagaaaccagttgaaatggcgattgtggcgctggtgccggagccgcaggctgggaccaagcagcccccaaaacgctggagaattgaggacaaaccatccgaaatggcgatgctggagccgcaagccgggaccgagccacccccgaagcgccttaaaattgAGGAACCAGCCGAagtggggatcgcggcgccggagcagcgcccggggtag